One Sporocytophaga myxococcoides DNA segment encodes these proteins:
- a CDS encoding arylsulfatase: MANKKPNILVIWGDDIGITNLSCYSDGLMGYRTPNIDRLANEGLKFTDSYGEQSCTAGRASFITGQSGYRTGLTKVGVPASSIGLQKEDPTIAELLKPLGYATGQFGKNHLGDLNKYLPTVHGFDEFFGNLYHLNAEEEPEMDDYPPEEDFPNFRKQFGPRGVIHSWATDVDDPTEEPRWGRVGKQKIVDTGPLNTKRMETCDDEFVDAAKKFIKKQTDAETPFFVWVNTTHMHLYTHTKPESIGQAGRWQSRYHDTMIDHDKNVGQLLDYLDELGITEDTVVVYSTDNGPHMNTWPDGAMTPFRSEKDTNWEGAFRVPELIRWPGKIKAGTVSNEIVHHHDWLPTFLAMAGDPNIVEKLKKGHTAGDKTFKVHIDGYNLLPYLLGEEVRSPRKGFIYFDDDGNLVALRYDNWKMVFMEQRAQGTLRIWGEPFTPLRLPKLYNLRTDPFERADITSNTYYDWFIHHAYLIYAAQSIALEFANTFKDFPPRQKAASFTIDQALEKMAAANEVRFTEEAKPVQQEDQKKSKAFTQRESERPPKGQTKSEKPKEKKE, translated from the coding sequence ATGGCAAATAAGAAGCCCAATATATTAGTCATCTGGGGAGATGATATCGGTATTACTAACCTGAGCTGTTACTCAGACGGACTAATGGGGTACCGTACGCCAAACATTGATAGATTGGCAAATGAAGGTTTAAAGTTTACTGACTCCTATGGAGAGCAGAGTTGTACCGCAGGACGAGCGTCCTTTATTACAGGGCAAAGTGGATATCGGACTGGGTTAACAAAAGTAGGTGTACCTGCTTCTTCAATTGGTCTTCAGAAGGAAGATCCTACAATTGCTGAATTGCTTAAGCCACTTGGTTATGCAACAGGACAGTTCGGTAAAAACCACCTGGGAGACTTGAATAAGTATCTTCCAACTGTTCACGGGTTTGATGAATTCTTTGGTAACCTTTATCACTTAAATGCTGAAGAAGAACCTGAAATGGACGATTACCCGCCGGAGGAAGACTTTCCCAATTTCAGAAAGCAATTTGGTCCGCGGGGAGTAATCCATTCATGGGCTACTGATGTTGACGACCCGACTGAAGAGCCAAGATGGGGGAGAGTTGGAAAGCAAAAGATCGTAGACACAGGTCCTCTAAATACAAAAAGAATGGAGACCTGTGATGACGAATTCGTTGATGCAGCAAAGAAATTTATAAAGAAACAGACGGATGCTGAAACTCCATTTTTTGTATGGGTTAATACAACTCATATGCACCTATATACCCATACCAAGCCCGAGAGCATAGGTCAGGCTGGAAGATGGCAGTCCAGATACCATGATACAATGATTGATCATGATAAAAATGTCGGACAACTTCTGGATTATCTTGATGAACTGGGTATTACTGAAGATACTGTTGTCGTTTACAGTACTGACAACGGACCTCATATGAACACCTGGCCTGATGGTGCAATGACACCTTTCAGAAGTGAAAAGGATACTAACTGGGAGGGCGCATTCCGTGTGCCTGAGCTTATAAGATGGCCTGGAAAAATAAAGGCAGGAACTGTTTCCAATGAGATCGTTCATCACCATGACTGGTTGCCTACTTTCCTGGCTATGGCCGGAGATCCAAATATTGTAGAAAAGCTTAAGAAAGGACACACTGCTGGTGATAAAACATTTAAAGTTCATATAGATGGGTATAATCTTCTTCCTTATTTGCTTGGAGAAGAAGTGAGAAGTCCGCGCAAGGGCTTTATATACTTCGATGATGATGGTAATCTTGTAGCCTTAAGATATGATAACTGGAAGATGGTTTTTATGGAGCAAAGAGCTCAGGGAACTTTGAGGATCTGGGGAGAGCCATTCACTCCATTAAGGTTGCCTAAGCTGTATAATTTGCGAACAGACCCGTTTGAACGAGCAGACATTACATCAAATACTTATTATGACTGGTTTATCCATCATGCATATCTGATTTATGCTGCGCAATCAATTGCTCTTGAATTTGCAAATACCTTTAAGGATTTTCCACCTAGGCAAAAAGCTGCTAGCTTTACAATTGATCAGGCATTAGAGAAGATGGCAGCTGCCAATGAAGTCAGATTTACTGAAGAGGCTAAACCTGTCCAGCAGGAAGATCAGAAAAAGTCTAAGGCTTTTACTCAACGTGAAAGCGAAAGGCCACCTAAAGGTCAGACAAAATCTGAGAAGCCTAAGGAAAAGAAGGAGTAA
- a CDS encoding DUF6157 family protein, with protein MKVHTTNYINTFIEVADDCPAETGEIPPVKKSEKTIAAILFELINENPYRYTSDEIIFKCFVIKNNIKESEISKNREAFFSKGQACLRSSPLTKRYGYGIHFNGEGKIALYGLETEEYKKLSKDKNLRVVKAMRSKKNK; from the coding sequence ATGAAAGTCCACACTACCAATTATATTAACACCTTTATTGAAGTAGCTGATGATTGTCCTGCAGAAACAGGTGAGATTCCACCGGTAAAGAAATCTGAAAAAACTATTGCCGCCATTCTATTTGAACTGATCAATGAAAATCCATATCGATATACATCTGACGAAATAATATTTAAATGTTTCGTGATAAAAAACAATATAAAAGAATCAGAAATATCGAAAAACAGGGAAGCCTTCTTTTCTAAAGGACAAGCTTGCTTACGCTCATCTCCATTGACAAAAAGGTATGGATATGGAATTCACTTCAATGGAGAAGGGAAAATTGCATTGTATGGTTTAGAAACTGAAGAATATAAAAAGTTATCAAAGGATAAAAATTTAAGAGTCGTTAAAGCAATGCGCTCAAAAAAAAATAAATAA
- a CDS encoding type IX secretion system membrane protein PorP/SprF has translation MQTPRLVSLLLILLSFLPGQVKSQSVGGSFLTFDQFFQNYAMFNPASEDTSGKFKLRIGNSALYGLFEGVNRRYLDLDFKPENRKSLSYSKIGALVQTNNDGPFIKRSRYYGRYSRTIAIGREQYVSLGVALGAVSLTLSGSQSVGGGTSTVFDGYAGMWYHWKKLKLGASVEQFTQSVLTPIQQNFKLEPVLNFNGIYSFDISPRITMYNHLYFRKEYQNAGSFEYAPVLLMAEVIEAGANFKFKRGIAIMLGINAHTLDYGTISFMGSFLISTRQLSTSADNKFEITARYSF, from the coding sequence ATGCAAACTCCTAGACTCGTCAGTCTGCTTCTGATTTTGCTTTCTTTTTTGCCCGGACAGGTTAAATCCCAGTCTGTGGGAGGATCTTTTCTGACCTTTGATCAGTTCTTTCAAAACTATGCAATGTTTAATCCCGCAAGCGAAGACACTTCCGGAAAATTTAAATTAAGGATTGGGAATAGTGCATTATACGGATTGTTTGAAGGAGTTAACAGAAGATATCTGGACCTTGATTTTAAACCTGAAAACAGGAAATCGCTTTCGTACAGCAAAATCGGCGCCCTTGTACAAACAAACAATGACGGACCATTTATAAAGCGAAGCAGATATTACGGAAGATACTCAAGAACTATAGCAATAGGCAGAGAACAATATGTTTCACTTGGTGTTGCGCTTGGTGCCGTATCTCTGACACTCAGTGGTTCTCAATCTGTGGGTGGAGGTACTTCTACTGTATTCGATGGGTATGCGGGAATGTGGTATCATTGGAAAAAATTAAAACTAGGAGCATCGGTAGAACAATTCACTCAATCGGTTCTAACCCCGATACAACAAAATTTTAAGCTTGAACCTGTGCTGAATTTCAATGGTATATATAGCTTTGACATCAGTCCGAGAATTACAATGTATAATCATCTTTATTTCCGCAAAGAATACCAAAACGCAGGTTCATTTGAATATGCTCCTGTATTATTGATGGCAGAAGTAATTGAGGCAGGCGCCAATTTTAAATTCAAGAGAGGTATAGCCATCATGCTTGGAATTAATGCTCATACATTAGACTATGGCACTATTAGTTTTATGGGATCTTTTCTGATTAGCACAAGACAACTCTCTACTTCTGCAGATAATAAATTTGAAATTACAGCAAGGTATTCTTTCTAA
- a CDS encoding RNA polymerase sigma factor yields the protein MNKDPEILASIKSGKNSQVLSYLYETTLRKVRHYILTHGGNMDQASDIFQDAVIILFNQVRKGKFDERHAIDAFVYTVAKNLWLNKLRDEKRISNYEDMSVFEVAESGKDSLSDLITKERSAAVNKLFGQLNEKCRELLHYYNHEGLSMKEISEKLGYNNEQVAKASHYRCKQTLISLIKGNKLLENLLRN from the coding sequence TTGAACAAGGACCCAGAAATATTAGCAAGTATAAAGTCTGGCAAAAACAGTCAGGTGCTATCTTATTTGTATGAAACTACCTTACGAAAGGTAAGGCATTATATTCTTACACATGGGGGAAACATGGATCAGGCGAGTGACATATTTCAAGATGCTGTGATTATCTTGTTTAATCAGGTCAGAAAAGGTAAGTTTGATGAAAGACATGCGATCGATGCGTTTGTTTACACAGTAGCAAAAAACCTTTGGCTGAATAAGTTGCGGGACGAGAAACGCATTTCAAATTACGAAGATATGTCAGTCTTTGAAGTTGCAGAGTCCGGAAAAGATTCTCTCTCTGACCTCATCACAAAAGAACGATCAGCGGCAGTTAATAAGTTGTTCGGACAATTAAATGAAAAATGCAGAGAGCTCCTTCACTATTACAATCATGAAGGGTTGTCTATGAAAGAGATAAGTGAAAAGCTTGGTTATAATAATGAACAAGTGGCCAAGGCCAGTCATTATCGTTGTAAGCAAACGCTTATCAGTTTGATTAAAGGAAATAAGTTACTGGAAAATCTTCTTAGAAATTGA
- a CDS encoding gliding motility-associated C-terminal domain-containing protein, whose product MSTEQEKYHLIDRYLRGELTGKELEDFTKNLSNDPGLAEDVAFQSEVNELISANAYHELRNQISEDIANIDKGTSGKGLSKTFSVILIAGLLSIAGGYFLLKDKSKENAALAVNDKNELTSPENAHRQELIDKHGNDVPSRQEQPEAVGKKNSKPSDVIKNDQHVEIQNTTESISKVGVDTAVIENYSETRNETNKAVKEPDSDTYLKSEMNIDPCSKTIIKGKWSISEACQARNDGRIEIDESAVQGGEGPYKFELYSGNQKIDASDLDRLYSGNYTLRIIDVNGCQGKWNVKLPEKNCQPASISFSPAQGETWTFNGNERNSYYLSIYNQAGQMVFKSGLLSGVYEWSGISNSGSMIETGFYVYIAEYTNGKKENGQITVIR is encoded by the coding sequence TTGAGCACGGAACAGGAAAAATATCATCTGATAGATCGCTATCTGCGCGGAGAGCTTACCGGGAAGGAGCTTGAAGATTTTACCAAAAATCTTTCAAATGATCCGGGCTTGGCAGAAGATGTTGCTTTTCAGAGTGAAGTAAATGAACTGATATCTGCAAATGCATATCACGAGCTGCGGAATCAAATATCTGAAGATATCGCCAATATTGATAAAGGAACAAGTGGTAAAGGTTTAAGTAAAACCTTTAGTGTAATTTTGATTGCTGGTCTTTTATCTATCGCCGGAGGTTATTTTCTGTTGAAAGACAAGAGTAAAGAAAATGCTGCATTAGCTGTCAACGATAAAAATGAGTTGACTTCACCTGAAAATGCTCATCGCCAGGAACTGATTGATAAGCATGGAAATGATGTTCCAAGTAGGCAAGAACAACCGGAGGCAGTAGGTAAGAAAAATAGCAAACCTTCAGACGTAATCAAAAATGATCAGCATGTTGAAATTCAAAACACTACTGAGTCAATAAGTAAAGTTGGAGTGGATACTGCTGTTATTGAGAACTATTCTGAAACGAGGAACGAGACTAATAAAGCAGTTAAAGAACCTGATTCTGATACATATCTGAAGTCAGAAATGAATATCGACCCTTGTTCAAAAACAATAATAAAAGGTAAATGGTCCATTTCTGAAGCTTGTCAGGCTAGAAATGATGGAAGGATTGAAATTGACGAGAGTGCAGTTCAGGGTGGTGAAGGTCCTTATAAGTTTGAGCTTTATTCAGGAAATCAAAAAATCGACGCTTCAGATCTGGATCGCTTGTATTCAGGCAATTATACCTTAAGGATCATTGATGTAAATGGTTGCCAGGGCAAATGGAATGTTAAGCTGCCAGAAAAAAACTGTCAGCCTGCAAGTATTTCTTTCTCTCCTGCACAAGGAGAGACATGGACATTTAATGGGAATGAAAGGAATAGTTATTATCTTAGCATATATAACCAGGCAGGACAAATGGTATTTAAATCCGGTTTATTATCAGGAGTCTATGAATGGTCTGGCATCAGTAACTCCGGTTCCATGATTGAAACGGGATTTTACGTGTATATTGCTGAATACACTAATGGCAAAAAGGAAAATGGTCAGATAACAGTGATCAGATAA